The Cyanobacterium sp. T60_A2020_053 genome includes a window with the following:
- a CDS encoding NAD(+) kinase has protein sequence MPKIGVIYNDVKPIACQVATELNSTLTAQGHQVFLATGYTGILGYSYPHRPVCHSPIEQIAEPEFDQDMDFAIVLGGDGTVLSACRQVAPHNIPLLAVNTGHLGFLTEIYLHQLDSALHQVLKGDFCVEGRSMIKVTVIREGTTLWEALCLNEVVVHREPLTSMCHFEIEIGRHAPVDIAADGIIISTPTGSTAYSLSAGGPVVTPDVPVFQLAPICPHSLASRALVFSDQEPVTIYPATDNQMVMVGDGNAGCYILPDDQVRIVRSAFSAQFIRLQAPEFFRILREKLGWGLPHIAKPSSVELLH, from the coding sequence ATGCCTAAAATCGGTGTTATCTACAACGATGTTAAACCTATTGCCTGTCAAGTTGCGACAGAATTAAATTCGACCTTAACGGCTCAAGGTCATCAGGTTTTCCTCGCCACAGGATATACTGGTATTTTAGGTTATTCTTACCCTCATCGTCCCGTGTGTCATAGCCCCATCGAACAAATTGCCGAACCTGAATTTGACCAAGATATGGATTTTGCCATAGTTTTAGGGGGTGATGGTACAGTTTTATCAGCTTGTCGTCAGGTAGCGCCCCACAATATTCCTCTTTTAGCGGTGAATACTGGTCATTTGGGCTTTTTAACTGAAATTTATCTTCATCAACTAGACAGCGCCCTCCATCAAGTGCTGAAGGGTGATTTTTGCGTTGAAGGGCGCTCCATGATTAAGGTTACAGTAATTCGAGAAGGTACTACCCTTTGGGAGGCATTATGTTTGAATGAAGTAGTAGTACACCGAGAACCATTAACCAGTATGTGCCATTTTGAGATCGAAATAGGGCGACACGCGCCGGTGGATATTGCTGCCGATGGTATCATTATATCAACTCCTACTGGTTCAACGGCTTACTCTCTTAGTGCTGGAGGTCCAGTTGTCACCCCTGATGTGCCTGTCTTTCAACTAGCGCCCATCTGCCCCCATTCCCTTGCCTCACGGGCATTGGTGTTTTCCGATCAAGAACCTGTTACCATTTATCCCGCTACAGATAATCAAATGGTGATGGTAGGGGATGGTAATGCTGGATGTTATATCTTACCAGATGATCAGGTGCGCATCGTGCGCTCTGCTTTTTCTGCGCAATTTATTCGCTTACAAGCGCCCGAATTTTTCCGCATTTTACGGGAGAA